Proteins encoded together in one Porites lutea chromosome 2, jaPorLute2.1, whole genome shotgun sequence window:
- the LOC140926114 gene encoding uncharacterized protein, which translates to MTSLKNAKLETEIDALKLRFWEKQEKVIALENYSRRENLLFMNVPEQTEQEGENCANNIYDIIENELNIDVENLEFHAIHRVGKRRSSDETSKAYPRPVIACFLCRGDRDMVLKAKGRLRNSSRYTNAYITKRLCQSDSNGRKVLTKAMFLARKGGMNAKVVDKNLVVNNVYNVDNIPDNLKESSTLNSS; encoded by the coding sequence ATGACTTCATTAAAGAATGCCAAGCTCGAGACCGAAATTGACGCTTTGAAACTAAGATTTTGGGAGAAGCAGGAGAAAGTAATAGCTCTCGAAAATTACTCCCGGCGGGAAAACCTACTCTTCATGAACGTACCAGAACAGACAGAACAAGAAGGTGAAAACTGTGCGAACAACATATACGATATCATCGAAAATGAGCTAAACATAGATGTTGAGAATCTTGAATTCCATGCAATACATAGAGTGGGAAAACGGCGTTCGTCGGATGAGACATCGAAAGCTTACCCAAGGCCTGTCATTGCATGCTTTCTATGCAGAGGGGACAGAGATATGGTACTGAAAGCGAAGGGAAGGCTGCGAAACTCTTCACGATATACAAACGCGTATATTACTAAAAGACTATGCCAAAGCGATTCAAATGGAAGAAAAGTTTTAACCAAAGCCATGTTTCTGGCCCGCAAAGGAGGTATGAATGCTAAGGTTGTAGACAAAAACTTAGTAGTGAATAATGTTTACAACGTAGATAATATCCCCGATAATCTTAAGGAATCTAGCACCCTTAATTCTAGCTGA
- the LOC140928484 gene encoding nuclear pore complex protein Nup93-like, which produces MRKLKLVPLGTESVEEKVAAFRQYNDEIRRTLPDVLLATMNILYTNYRNTRGTGQSPLIESQRDDGGQERYRQTLRRQARALITFAGLIPYRLPGDTNARLVQLEVLMN; this is translated from the exons ATGCGGAAACTGAAACTTGTACCTTTGGGAACTGAGTCTGTGGAGGAAAAAGTAGCCGCGTTTAGGCAGTACAACGATGAG ATAAGACGAACTTTACCAGATGTGCTTCTGGCAACAATGAACATACTCTACACAAACTATCGCAATACAAG GGGCACTGGTCAGAGCCCTTTGATTGAAAGTCAGCGAGATGACGGAGGCCAGGAAAGG tatcgACAAACTTTAAGGCGCCAAGCCCGAGCATTGATCACTTTCGCGGGTCTGATCCCCTACCGTCTTCCCGGAGATACGAATGCTCGTCTGGTGCAGTTGGAAGTCCTCATGAATTAA
- the LOC140926115 gene encoding uncharacterized protein has product MWLLTHSRLFDIYFYHKVLFFVWIFTQCNPVRGNPTIATVTKARCYANCLTENPAINETGIPCQTSACKECLGPCESSYPDEAACKRTCKTSSYCQDSCEFLTKVKTLSSIITGDGFLLPTPRNLTVTNRSFTSISLQWEAVKNTNGSPVYLIEMEALRGEAKYSPIYMEEVD; this is encoded by the exons ATGTGGCTTCTTACACATTCTCGCTTGTTCGACATATACTTTTACCACAAGGTTTTGTTCTTTGTCTGGATTTTTACCCAATGTAACCCGGTCCGAGGAAATCCAACCATTGCTACTGTAACCAAAGCCAGATGCTATGCAAACTGCTTGACAGAG AATCCAGCGATCAATGAAACTGGAATTCCCTGTCAAACATCTGCCTGTAAAGAA TGCTTAGGTCCATGTGAATCGTCTTATCCTGATGAGGCAGCGTGTAAGCGAACCTGC AAGACCTCAAGCTACTGTCAGGATAGCTGCGAGTTTTTAACCAAAGTAAAAACCTTGTCTTCTATAATAACTGGAGATGGTTTCTTGCTGCCAACCCCAAGGAATCTAACTGTAACAAACAGGAGTTTTACATCAATCTCACTGCAGTGGGAGGCTGTAAAGAACACGAATGGTAGCCCTGTGTATTTGATAGAAATGGAGGCCTTAAGAGGGGAAGCAAAGTATTCCCCTATATACATGGAAGAGGTAGAttga